AGCGTCCGCACTTACTCTTAACCAAGAATAAGGGATCAAATCAAGATCAAAATCAATATCGGAGAAATTACTCCCCAGTTTATCTCCAGTTTTTGGTTTAATTATGTAAGGAGTTGAAACAAGGAAATTGACCAAATCAACACTTTGCCCATTTCTTTTTGTCTGTAATTTATTTGTTAAGCCAAGGGAGGCCTGATTAGTTTGAGTGATTGAATCAACTCCGTCTAACTGCCTTATCCTAGAATTAACTATAGTAGGCTGATGGTTATAACTATAACCTATGGTCGGGGTAATAACATGCCTTAAGCTATTGATATCCAACCCGATGAAATTTGTTTTTATATTAAATACTCTATAGAATTTCGTACTGATGTCAGACCCTGTTATAAGCATATTCCGGATTACCGCTTGGCCATAGACATCATTGTCATAAAAAGTTTGCCTGCTTCCGACAAAAGGCGTAAAAGAAAAGATTGACACTTTCATAGGAAAAGAAAACTTATTAGTTGTATCAATCCTATTAACGTGCGTATCAGGATTACCCGGATTCTTTAGGTTCAAATTGGCAGCAGTGGTATCATTTCCAAAATAAAACCGGGTTGAACCTAATTTAACAGAAGGCAGGGAAAATCTTGCCTCAGGAATCTTCTCTAAATAACTACTTGTATACCAGCTATTCGTCCTATTCTGCAAAATGATATCTAAAGAAGAATTGCTAAAATTGTGGTGCATTGAAGCATAGCTCGGAGGCTGTGAATCTATGTCATATTCATTGCGAAAATAATCTTTTAAAACATTAAAGTCCTGGCCAAGCATCTTTCTTTTTTGGTCTACAGTCTTATAGAATTCAAACATGGCATTAGTATTATCATCAATATCCCATTTATGCCGCCACCGTCCAAAATACCGGTTGAATTTATTAGGTGACCCATCAGGAAGCCCGCTTGGAGTTTCATGAGTATAATAGAATTTAAAATCACCCTTGCCAACCCAGGGAGTTTTATAGTTGGCTCCGAATCCTTCGGCTATGCCCATCTTCTGCCTGACATCAAAGAAAATCTGCCCATCCAAATTCTCATTAAGATTATACCTCCATGCACTTGTTACAAATTTTCCCCAATCCTTACTGCTTCCGGGAGTAACCTGCACATGCATAAAAGGGTCATGAAAACTCTTGCTGAACTGAGGCAAATATAAAAGAGGGACAGGGCCTATAAAAAAAGATGCATCCTTCATCTGCACCCTATCTTTCATAAAGAAATCAACTTTTCTTGTCTTCATCTTCCAATGAGGCTGGTCAAAATTACAAGTTGTCATGTAACCTCTATGAGAAATAAACTCATTGTCATCAACCTTAACTACACTTTCAGACTTACCAAAATAAGGATTAGCCCTAAAAGCCGCATCAAGTATTATCCCGGTTTTATTCTCAAAGTTATAACTAATCTTCTCTCCTTCTATTTCTCCCTTTTTGTCCTCAAGCCGGGCTTTTCCTTCCGCTTGCCCTTCTTTTGTCTGGGTATTTAAAGTAAGTTTTTGACAAGTAAGTTTTGCGCCTTTATAAACCACCTCTACATTGCCCGTGATAACCACTTCTCTGCTATCGGTTAAATATTCAACCCTGTCTCCGTTTAAAGTAATTGGCTCGATGTTAACGCCTTTGGAAGGAATATCTATGGCATTTTCCTGCACGGCTAGAGGTGTTGCTATTTGTTCAACATTATCAGCGGCTACCTCAACGATAGGTTTTTGTTCTTCTGCGGGTTTTTCCTGAGCTAAACAAAGATTTCCAAGAATAAAAACAGATAACACACTAACTACGCTTGGTATTACCTTAATCTTGAATTTTAAATTTGAGCTTCTATTAATTATCATTATTTCTGAGGGATCTTTTTATAATCTTC
This sequence is a window from Candidatus Omnitrophota bacterium. Protein-coding genes within it:
- the lptD gene encoding LPS assembly protein LptD, with the protein product MIINRSSNLKFKIKVIPSVVSVLSVFILGNLCLAQEKPAEEQKPIVEVAADNVEQIATPLAVQENAIDIPSKGVNIEPITLNGDRVEYLTDSREVVITGNVEVVYKGAKLTCQKLTLNTQTKEGQAEGKARLEDKKGEIEGEKISYNFENKTGIILDAAFRANPYFGKSESVVKVDDNEFISHRGYMTTCNFDQPHWKMKTRKVDFFMKDRVQMKDASFFIGPVPLLYLPQFSKSFHDPFMHVQVTPGSSKDWGKFVTSAWRYNLNENLDGQIFFDVRQKMGIAEGFGANYKTPWVGKGDFKFYYTHETPSGLPDGSPNKFNRYFGRWRHKWDIDDNTNAMFEFYKTVDQKRKMLGQDFNVLKDYFRNEYDIDSQPPSYASMHHNFSNSSLDIILQNRTNSWYTSSYLEKIPEARFSLPSVKLGSTRFYFGNDTTAANLNLKNPGNPDTHVNRIDTTNKFSFPMKVSIFSFTPFVGSRQTFYDNDVYGQAVIRNMLITGSDISTKFYRVFNIKTNFIGLDINSLRHVITPTIGYSYNHQPTIVNSRIRQLDGVDSITQTNQASLGLTNKLQTKRNGQSVDLVNFLVSTPYIIKPKTGDKLGSNFSDIDFDLDLIPYSWLRVSADAKYKHSGNRSDSGYGRFANVNLDVNFNFGTDRGFGISQHYERKGQNWITYNFDWRANPKWKVSLFQTRERGHKPGIKRGMREQQYTITRDLHCWEADFTFNSRYNHGNTFWLIFRLKAFPEMEFEFNKSYSTPTPGTQNIPK